The genomic DNA CCATGCTGTGTGTTCAAGAACTGCTAAAACTAGAATTATTTCAAAAGTTAGAACGCGATCGCCTAGACTGGGTTTGCGATCGCGCTACTCAGTTGGAATTGGCTAAGGGTGATACTCTCGTCAAGGAAGGTGATACCCATAAAGGCTTTTTGATTCTCACCTCTGGCAGCATCGGTATTACTCGCTTCAGTGAAGGGGTGGAAATGCCCATTGGACATCATGATGCACCCGCTTTTTTTGGGGAAGTCCCAATCATGACAGGGGATCTAGTTCCCGTAACTCTTAGAGCCTTGACTGACTGCCAAGTTCATGAAATTACGCCTGAAGATTTTTTGCAGCTCGTTCATCAATGTCGTAACTTTGAAAGAACCGTTTTTAGAACAATTCAGCAAAGAGTACAAGGTTTACAGTCATTTATCCAAAATCGCGAAAAAATGGCAGCTTTGGGAACTTTGGCAGCAGGTTTAGCGCATGAACTTAATAACCCTGCTGCTGCGGTAGTGCGATCGCTCAAGGATCTTGCCCCAGCGATCTTAGAGTTACAGCGAATGAACCTCATCTATGGACAGCGCAATGTGGACGAAAAGCATATTAGCCAATGGCTCAAGCTTAGAGATGAAGGTTACAATTTTATGGCTCACCATGACTGTGATCCTTTGGCAATGATGGATCGCGAGGATGCATTGCAAGATTGGTTAGAAAATTATGGAGTAGCAGAAGCCTGGAAGTTGGCTACACCATTAGCAGCAGGAAATATTGAGCCACAGTTACTAGAGCCACTGGTAGAATATTGGCGCGATGATCCTACCGAATTAAAGGATATGGGTTTGCGGTGGCTGGCTTTATCTTTTGAAGTTATGAGCATGATTCAGTCTGGCTTACGTGGAGCAGAACGAGTTTCCGCACTAGTACAGTCGATGAAATCTTATTCTTATTTAGATCGAGGTGCTAAACAGCAGGTAGATGTTCATCAGGGGATTGAAGATACACTGCAACTTTTATCCCACAAACTTAAACAGGGAGTAAATATCAAACGCAGTTACGCTCGCAGTCTACCAAAAATATTGGCTTTTGGCAGCGAATTAAATCAGGTTTGGACTAATCTCATTGATAACAGTATTCAAGCAATGACAGCAAAGGGCAACCTAGAAATTATCACCAAGGGAAAAGGCGATCGCATCATGGTCAAAATAATTGATTCAGGAACGGGCATTCCCATTGCAATTCAGTCTCGTATCTTTGAACCTTTCTTTACGACTAAACCTGTTGGTGAAGGCTCAGGCTTAGGCTTAGATAACGTTCGACGGATCGTGGAAAATCGTCATCGTGGCTCAATTACCCTGGAATCCGAACCAGGCAGAACTTGTTTTGCAATCTGTTTACCAGTTAATATCTGTAATTTTTAATAGGAGCGAAAAAAAGGATAAGAACTATAAACTGAAAGATAAGCTAAAACTGCTATTCCCATAAATGTTAGTTAAAGGTTACTCGTCGCTAGCTCAATTACAACAGCTTTCAATTTTTCAAGATTTAGCGATCGCCCAATTAAAAAATCTCGTTCGGTGCAGTTACGTTAAAGAATATCAGCAAGATGAAATAATAATGCACGAAGGCGATCGCATCCCCCAACAACTGCATGGTTTAATTACAGGAAGACTAGAAATAAAAAAAACTGCCGCTAACGGTAAAGAAACAATCGTGCGCCTGATTCCGCCAGGTGAACTTTTTGCTGCGCCAGCCATTTTTGGTAACGGAATTTCCCCTGCAACCGTAATTTGTCAAGTAGAGTCGCAAATATTAACTATTGACCGCGAAACTTTATTACAGGTAATTTCTCAGTCGCCAGAAATTAGCTTGCGAATACTAGAAGTATTTAACCAACGTCTACAACAACTTCACAATACCGTACACGGACTAATTTCCGAACGAGCAATAGTGCGTTTAGTTAGATTGCTTCAATATTATGGCGATCGCGATGGAACTT from Pleurocapsa minor HA4230-MV1 includes the following:
- a CDS encoding cyclic nucleotide-binding domain-containing protein — translated: MLCVQELLKLELFQKLERDRLDWVCDRATQLELAKGDTLVKEGDTHKGFLILTSGSIGITRFSEGVEMPIGHHDAPAFFGEVPIMTGDLVPVTLRALTDCQVHEITPEDFLQLVHQCRNFERTVFRTIQQRVQGLQSFIQNREKMAALGTLAAGLAHELNNPAAAVVRSLKDLAPAILELQRMNLIYGQRNVDEKHISQWLKLRDEGYNFMAHHDCDPLAMMDREDALQDWLENYGVAEAWKLATPLAAGNIEPQLLEPLVEYWRDDPTELKDMGLRWLALSFEVMSMIQSGLRGAERVSALVQSMKSYSYLDRGAKQQVDVHQGIEDTLQLLSHKLKQGVNIKRSYARSLPKILAFGSELNQVWTNLIDNSIQAMTAKGNLEIITKGKGDRIMVKIIDSGTGIPIAIQSRIFEPFFTTKPVGEGSGLGLDNVRRIVENRHRGSITLESEPGRTCFAICLPVNICNF
- a CDS encoding Crp/Fnr family transcriptional regulator: MLVKGYSSLAQLQQLSIFQDLAIAQLKNLVRCSYVKEYQQDEIIMHEGDRIPQQLHGLITGRLEIKKTAANGKETIVRLIPPGELFAAPAIFGNGISPATVICQVESQILTIDRETLLQVISQSPEISLRILEVFNQRLQQLHNTVHGLISERAIVRLVRLLQYYGDRDGTYSVAQGDRLNIKLPYYQIARSIGITYEECVRLFKKLKGTVIYKRGGTIIIQDWKQLAAATGII